The DNA sequence AAGAAGCGACTCGACGAAATCGACGCCAACCAGCACACGCCTTGGGAAAAACTGGAAGCCTATCTGGATTCCATCACCGCCATAATGGAATCAGGCAACAAGATTTGTCCGCTGGGCTCGCTTCAGGCCGAATTGAACCTGCTTCCCGAGGCGGCGCGAGACGTTCTCCGCCAGTTGTACGAGACGCCTAAACGCTGGCTGGCTCGCGTGCTCGCCGAGGGAAGGTCGACCGGATCGATGGATTTCGAGGGCTCGCCCGAAGAGCGGGCCGTGGTGCTGCTCGCCGCACTACAGGGGGGCTTGCAGATCGCTCGCTCCCAGGGTCCTCGCGAGTTCACCACGATCATCAAGCAAATCAAACTGGGTCTGATGGCCCCTGTTGGAAAGTCGAGGTAGTTGACACGATGTGGAGATTCTTCGCGAGCCTGCCGCTTCTTGCCGCAGGCCAGGTCCTCGCAAGCGACGACGGGCCGCTGAGCCGCGTGAGTTACACCGAAGTACGCTCGCAAGCGGTCGCACGCGCCATCGATCTGCCGGGGACGGTCGAGGCTCCGAAATCGAGCCAAGTGGCCAGCGAAGTCGAGGGGGTCGTTGATGAGCTCTTCGTGCGAGAAGGTCAGCACGTCAAGAAGGACGCGCCCCTGGCCAAACTACGAAGCGCCGAGCTCGAGCTCGTGCTCGTGCGGGCGCGTGCCGACAAGCGTGAGGCCGAAGCGCGCCTGGCGCTCGCTGAACGCCAGCTCGAAAGAGCCCAGGAGCTCCACGACCAGGAGGTCCTCTCCCGGGAGCAGCTCGACGATGCCCGCTTCGAGCACGAGGCCTGGCGCGGTCGTGCCGACCGTCTGCAAGCCGAGATCCAACGTACCGAGCTCGACATCGAACGATCCACCATTCGGGCCCCTTTCTCGGGCGTCGTCACCCGTGAAGCCACCGAGGTGGGGGAGTGGATTGCGAAAGGTGCGACCGTGGTCGAGCTGATATCGCCCTATGTACTCGAGATTCGCATCGACGTTCCCGAGCGCCACTACGCGCAGATTCGATCGGGAGCAACGGCGGCGATCCGTTTCGAGACGCTTCCCGAGTTGGAGCTCGAAGGACGGGTCGTGAGCCTGGTGCCCAAGGCCAACGACGCGTCGCGAACGTTCCC is a window from the Vicinamibacteria bacterium genome containing:
- a CDS encoding TetR/AcrR family transcriptional regulator; the protein is MHDRKAQILRVASELLLTRSFTSFSYQDLSDRLGIRKASIHHHFPTKDDLLVALTERYRLGQKKRLDEIDANQHTPWEKLEAYLDSITAIMESGNKICPLGSLQAELNLLPEAARDVLRQLYETPKRWLARVLAEGRSTGSMDFEGSPEERAVVLLAALQGGLQIARSQGPREFTTIIKQIKLGLMAPVGKSR
- a CDS encoding efflux RND transporter periplasmic adaptor subunit → MWRFFASLPLLAAGQVLASDDGPLSRVSYTEVRSQAVARAIDLPGTVEAPKSSQVASEVEGVVDELFVREGQHVKKDAPLAKLRSAELELVLVRARADKREAEARLALAERQLERAQELHDQEVLSREQLDDARFEHEAWRGRADRLQAEIQRTELDIERSTIRAPFSGVVTREATEVGEWIAKGATVVELISPYVLEIRIDVPERHYAQIRSGATAAIRFETLPELELEGRVVSLVPKANDASRTFPMRIRVENPDGVIGVGMLAQVQLEAGKHRPEQLVPKDAVISRGGDRFVYVLGEDQTVSQVPVSTGIGVGQWVVVDGQLPEGAKVITRGNERIRPGQKVVAEALRYPEP